One genomic window of Glycine soja cultivar W05 chromosome 9, ASM419377v2, whole genome shotgun sequence includes the following:
- the LOC114367067 gene encoding EEF1A lysine methyltransferase 4-like: MTTSTQAYGEPWYWDNRYSNEPGPFDWYQKYLTLAPIINLYVPPSHPVLVVGCGNSAFSEGMVVDGGYTDVVNIDISSVVIEAMKTKHQDCPQLKFMKMDVRDMNDFQSGSFGAVIDKGTLDSILCGNNSRQNATKMLEEIWRVLKDKGVYVLVTYGAPLYRLRLLQESCSWTIKLHVIEKLASEEKSDNPFWELTKPVPLNDDGSSVEEALGQNPDVHYIYICTKEISANSHKCMTGAV; this comes from the exons ATGACAACGAGTACCCAAGCCTACGGTGAACCATGGTACTGGGACAACCGCTACTCCAACGAACCTGGTCCCTTTGATTGGTACCAAAAGTACCTCACTTTGGCTCCAATCATCAACCTTTATGTTCCTCCTAGCCACCCTGTTCTCGTTGTTGGTTGTGGCAACTCAG CTTTCAGCGAAGGCATGGTGGTTGATGGCGGTTACACGGATGTTGTCAACATTGATATATCTTCGGTTGTTATTGAAGCTATGAAAACCAAACACCAAGATTGTCCCCAATTGAAAT TTATGAAAATGGACGTCAGAGATATGAATGATTTTCAATCAGGGTCTTTTGGTGCTGTTATTGACAAAG GGACTCTTGACTCTATCTTG TGTGGAAATAATTCAAGGCAGAATGCTACCAAAATGCTTGAGGAGATTTGGAG GGTCCTCAAGGATAAAGGAGTTTATGTCCTG GTGACATATGGAGCTCCACTATATCGCCTGCGCTTGCTACAGGAATCATGCTCTTGGACAATAAAACTTCATGTGATAG AGAAACTTGCCTCAGAAGAGAAATCTGATAATCCATTTTGGGAGCTGACAAAACCAGTTCCACTTAATGATGATGGAAGCTCTGTGGAGGAAGCCCTAGGACAGAATCCGGATgtccattatatatatatttgcactAAG GAAATTTCTGCTAACTCACACAAATGCATGACTGGGGCTGTTTAG
- the LOC114367662 gene encoding protein TRIGALACTOSYLDIACYLGLYCEROL 4, chloroplastic-like, whose protein sequence is MTTRKLRWVMNGGGFWDLDISTPQTLDGLACPVPGDPLPLSLSRGTRLSRPRQSQFMHRFMNAPFIPSYAKPYGLSLHRLLILPFSDNWLVFLLGQFHLQRFVSSVKSSKEKPKELSSWLKTFGRHLQQKSLYALGISSEFQLGVDDTLHFGLDAYEDTEKPRGKAVFHHKFPDHDLKVEAVYPGHFVDTTSNYWDVPFSVAVDLASVTTSDSSTAYHLSAHYTSGSPKQFENIQNQNDRVPPPTLLPGLAFKSVFSYRKKVDIWRSEAKKLKLVQPYDIFLSNPHVSASGIIGAAATTAFGDNSARAQVEDGSPGFFLQASGIKSSFLADIFAPVSFTAQHGNFQRLFLDLTRFQARLDFPSGFKFLSAATGRTHLLNSQNPAIQTILPNATLSLQQQIVGPVSFRVDSGITVDLKNPDRPIHAPEPVFALEYALKVLGSAKAVAWYFPKRQEFVAELRFFET, encoded by the exons ATGACCACGAGAAAACTGAGATGGGTAATGAACGGAGGAGGGTTCTGGGATTTGGACATTTCCACTCCCCAAACCCTTGATGGGTTGGCATGTCCCGTCCCCGGAGACCCTCTTCCCTTGTCTCTCTCGCGAGGGACAAGGCTTTCAAGACCAAGACAGTCCCAATTCATGCACCGTTTCATGAATGCCCCTTTCATTCCCTCCTACGCCAAACCGTACGGCCTCTCTCTCCACCGACTTCTCATCCTTCCCTTTTCTGATAACTG GCTTGTATTTTTACTGGGTCAGTTCCATTTGCAGAGGTTTGTTTCCTCAGTTAAGAGCAGTAAGGAGAAGCCAAAGGAGCTTTCCTCTTGGCTGAAAACCTTTGGGAGACATCTACAGCAGAAATCCTTGTATGCCTTGGGTATCTCTTCAGAGTTCCAGTTAGGAGTGGATGATACTTTACATTTTGGCTTAGATGCATATGAAGATACAGAAAAGCCTCGTGGGAAAGCAGTCTTTCATCATAAG TTTCCAGATCATGATCTAAAAGTGGAGGCAGTTTATCCTGGACATTTTGTTGATACGACTAGTAATTACTGGGACGTACCATTTTCAGTGGCAGTTGATCTTGCTTCTGTGACTACCAGTGACTCTTCCACTGCTTATCATTTGTCTGCGCACTACACTTCGGGGTCACCCAAGCAGtttgaaaatattcaaaatcaaaatgataGAGTGCCACCACCTACTCTACTTCCTGGCTTGGCCTTCAAAAGCGTGTTTTCTTACAGGAAGAAAGTTGATATTTGGAGAAGTGAAGCTAAAAAGTTGAAATTGGTGCAACCATATGACATATTTCTTTCGAATCCTCACGTGTCAGCCTCGGGGATTATTG GTGCTGCTGCAACCACTGCTTTTGGGGATAATTCGGCAAGAGCACAAGTAGAAGATGGTAGTCCAGGATTTTTTCTCCAGGCTTCTGGAATAAAGTCTTCCTTTCTAGCAGATATATTTGCGCCCGTTTCATTTACAGCCCAACATGGAAACTTCCAAAGGCTTTTTCTAGATCTTACTCGATTTCAGGCCCGGCTAGATTTTCCTTCTGGTTTCAAATTTCTTTCAGCTGCAACTGGTCGAACACATCTTCTCAATTCTCAAAATCCCGCTATTCAGACGATTTTACCCAATGCTACACTATCACTTCAGCAGCAG ATTGTCGGTCCCGTCAGTTTTAGAGTTGATTCAGGAATTACAGTTGATCTGAAGAACCCTGATAGGCCTATTCATGCACCGGAACCCGTATTTGCTTTGGAATATGCATTGAAAGTACTTGGTTCAGCAAAAGCAGTGGCATGGTATTTCCCCAAACGCCAAGAGTTTGTGGCAGAACTTCGTTTCTTTGAAACATAA
- the LOC114367663 gene encoding uncharacterized protein LOC114367663 isoform X2 — MERKQRNCGPPRNSEQRSDTTRRMGGHGEVTVFADTNLGTRIAFNAPPDITAASLKRDFEKAHFSCLPDIGEIQVKGLMYAFPAIRGTWFLHVEVKHLKRLCIPCPPGDAAVLSKHKDLKTCNGEDKAKCNSEENKMEGFQPRSCFAEEHETTNHVSKKLNKKRISNENHTQNEATGMPERYPCRFGDKSTGTANKSSDVILENKVENLVELHANSMRCSLSKVSTQVISVTGIIHKYFSSFNGIDNYSSSSNSDVTSKAFHGEIEVLSNARQHSCSKRQSDSLPQFTPKTPPHVLHAPLHVDLVPKKSGCKSRKSKVGKHLKSDGKNRKSKVGKHLQSGGENRKSKIGNRLLAASRSLGVSITKHDPTLSFRRFKDRKLRQDKSQMKGSIFSISGSDDDELV; from the exons ATGGAGCGAAAACAAAGAAATTGTGGCCCGCCCAG GAACTCCGAACAACGCAGCGACACGACACGCCGAATGGGTGGCCACGGTGAAGTTACAGTCTTCGCCGACACAAACTTGGGCACTCGCATTGCTTTCAATGCCCCTCCTGACATTACAGCTGCATCTCTCAAAA GAGACTTTGAGAAAGCACACTTCAGTTGTTTACCCGATATAGGAGAGATACAAGTTAAAGGGTTAATG TATGCTTTCCCTGCAATCAgaggaacatggtttcttcaTGTGGAAGTGAAGCATTTAAAGCGTTTGTGCATTCCGTGTCCACCTGGTGATGCAGCTGTTCTTTCAAAACATAAGGACTTAAAGACCTGCAATGGTGAGGATAAGGCAAAATGCAACAGTGAGGAAAATAAAATGGAAGGGTTCCAACCCCGTTCATGTTTTGCAGAAGAGCATGAAACTACTAATCATGTTTCAAAGAAGCTGAACAAAAAGAGAATTTCTAATGAAAACCACACGCAGAATGAAGCCACTGGAATGCCAGAAAGATATCCCTGCAGATTTGGAGACAAATCTACTGGCACGGCCAATAAGAGTTCAGATGTAATACTGGAGAATAAAGTTGAAAATCTGGTTGAGTTGCATGCTAACTCAATGCGATGCAGTCTCAGTAAGGTGTCTACACAAGTGATATCTGTCACAGGTATAatccataaatatttttcaagtttcaatGGAATTGACAATTATAGCAGCTCTTCAAACTCAGATGTTACATCTAAAGCTTTTCATGGTGAGATTGAAGTTCTTTCAAACGCCAGACAACACAGTTGCTCGAAGAGACAAAGCGATTCCTTGCCACAGTTCACTCCCAAAACACCCCCACATGTCTTGCATGCTCCATTGCATGTTGACTTGGTTCCCAAAAAATCAGGTTGCAAAAGTAGAAAATCAAAAGTTGGGAAACATCTTAAATCAGATggcaaaaatagaaaatcaaaagtTGGGAAACATCTTCAATCAGGGGGCGAAAATAGAAAATCGAAAATTGGGAATCGTCTTCTTGCAGCTTCACGGAGTCTTGGGGTTTCTATCACTAAGCATGATCCTACACTTTCTTTCCGTAGATTTAAGGATAGAAAACTACGGCAGGACAAATCTCAAATGAAGGGTTCAATATTTTCTATCAGTGGCAGTGACGATGACGAATTGGTGTAG
- the LOC114367663 gene encoding uncharacterized protein LOC114367663 isoform X1, with protein MERKQRNCGPPRNSEQRSDTTRRMGGHGEVTVFADTNLGTRIAFNAPPDITAASLKRDFEKAHFSCLPDIGEIQVKGLMVKRKSCFYYLPDSFPIQYAFPAIRGTWFLHVEVKHLKRLCIPCPPGDAAVLSKHKDLKTCNGEDKAKCNSEENKMEGFQPRSCFAEEHETTNHVSKKLNKKRISNENHTQNEATGMPERYPCRFGDKSTGTANKSSDVILENKVENLVELHANSMRCSLSKVSTQVISVTGIIHKYFSSFNGIDNYSSSSNSDVTSKAFHGEIEVLSNARQHSCSKRQSDSLPQFTPKTPPHVLHAPLHVDLVPKKSGCKSRKSKVGKHLKSDGKNRKSKVGKHLQSGGENRKSKIGNRLLAASRSLGVSITKHDPTLSFRRFKDRKLRQDKSQMKGSIFSISGSDDDELV; from the exons ATGGAGCGAAAACAAAGAAATTGTGGCCCGCCCAG GAACTCCGAACAACGCAGCGACACGACACGCCGAATGGGTGGCCACGGTGAAGTTACAGTCTTCGCCGACACAAACTTGGGCACTCGCATTGCTTTCAATGCCCCTCCTGACATTACAGCTGCATCTCTCAAAA GAGACTTTGAGAAAGCACACTTCAGTTGTTTACCCGATATAGGAGAGATACAAGTTAAAGGGTTAATG GTGAAGCGAAAATCATGCTTCTACTACCTGCCTGATTCGTTCCCTATACAGTATGCTTTCCCTGCAATCAgaggaacatggtttcttcaTGTGGAAGTGAAGCATTTAAAGCGTTTGTGCATTCCGTGTCCACCTGGTGATGCAGCTGTTCTTTCAAAACATAAGGACTTAAAGACCTGCAATGGTGAGGATAAGGCAAAATGCAACAGTGAGGAAAATAAAATGGAAGGGTTCCAACCCCGTTCATGTTTTGCAGAAGAGCATGAAACTACTAATCATGTTTCAAAGAAGCTGAACAAAAAGAGAATTTCTAATGAAAACCACACGCAGAATGAAGCCACTGGAATGCCAGAAAGATATCCCTGCAGATTTGGAGACAAATCTACTGGCACGGCCAATAAGAGTTCAGATGTAATACTGGAGAATAAAGTTGAAAATCTGGTTGAGTTGCATGCTAACTCAATGCGATGCAGTCTCAGTAAGGTGTCTACACAAGTGATATCTGTCACAGGTATAatccataaatatttttcaagtttcaatGGAATTGACAATTATAGCAGCTCTTCAAACTCAGATGTTACATCTAAAGCTTTTCATGGTGAGATTGAAGTTCTTTCAAACGCCAGACAACACAGTTGCTCGAAGAGACAAAGCGATTCCTTGCCACAGTTCACTCCCAAAACACCCCCACATGTCTTGCATGCTCCATTGCATGTTGACTTGGTTCCCAAAAAATCAGGTTGCAAAAGTAGAAAATCAAAAGTTGGGAAACATCTTAAATCAGATggcaaaaatagaaaatcaaaagtTGGGAAACATCTTCAATCAGGGGGCGAAAATAGAAAATCGAAAATTGGGAATCGTCTTCTTGCAGCTTCACGGAGTCTTGGGGTTTCTATCACTAAGCATGATCCTACACTTTCTTTCCGTAGATTTAAGGATAGAAAACTACGGCAGGACAAATCTCAAATGAAGGGTTCAATATTTTCTATCAGTGGCAGTGACGATGACGAATTGGTGTAG
- the LOC114367665 gene encoding uncharacterized protein LOC114367665 → MQALHRLASSTHRVAASSLRHGSLLSRTTSRILSFSTDSPAGGGSFDAAWESSSSWSTGLAGDHFNGQSPSEVLSNLQDTEDRLFQLEAENRRGKAYCDSWRSRLEETTVLLKQVQEPGARGSYLKDSEKAEIYRLHKKNPEVYTVEKLARDYRIMRQRVHAILWLKEIEEDEEKKLGRPLDDSVEQLLDSCPEFFNSHDREFHVASLPYKPDFKVMPEGWDGITKDVDEVHYEISKKEDEMLYREFVEKMNFNKKKMAGEVKCHKYSRRRPSDGWTFTVEKLGSSGKRGGGGGWKFASMPDGSSRPLNEMEKMYVKRETPRRRRRILP, encoded by the exons ATGCAAGCCCTTCACCGTCTCGCATCCTCCACGCACCGCGTGGCCGCGTCGTCGCTCCGTCACGGCAGCCTCCTCTCCCGAACCACTTCCAGAATCCTCTCATTCTCCACCGATTCGCCCGCCGGGGGAGGCTCCTTCGACGCAGCATGGGAGAGCTCCTCCTCGTGGTCGACGGGCCTTGCCGGCGACCACTTCAACGGCCAGTCCCCCTCGGAGGTCCTCTCAAACCTCCAGGACACGGAGGACAGGCTCTTCCAGCTGGAGGCGGAGAACCGCAGAGGTAAAGCCTACTGTGACAGCTGGAGGAGTCGCTTGGAGGAGACGACGGTGCTGCTGAAGCAGGTTCAGGAGCCCGGCGCGCGAGGCTCGTATCTCAAGGATTCCGAGAAGGCAGAGATTTATCGACTGCACAAGAAGAACCCCGAGGTCTACACAGTGGAAAAACTCGCTAGGGATTACAGAATCATGCGGCAGAGGGTTCACGCGATCCTCTGGCTCAAGGAGATCGAGGAGGATGAGGAGAAGAAGCTCGGCCGTCCGCTCGACGATTCCGTCGAGCAATTGCTCGATTCTTGCCCCGA GTTTTTTAATTCGCATGATAGGGAGTTTCATGTGGCGTCTCTGCCGTACAAGCCGGACTTCAAGGTCATGCCGGAGGGGTGGGATGGCATTACCAAGGATGTGGATGAGGTGCATTACGAGATCTCCAAGAAGGAGGACGAGATGCTTTACCGAGAGTTTGTCGAGAAGATGAActtcaacaaaaagaaa ATGGCTGGAGAGGTAAAATGCCACAAGTATAGTCGACGACGCCCTTCCGATGGATGGACTTTTACAGTAGAGAAATTGGGATCCAGTGGAAAACGTGGGGGTGGTGGTGGCTGGAAATTTGCAAGCATGCCAGATGGATCAAGCCGACCACTGAATGAGATGGAGAAAATGTATGTGAAGCGAGAGACTCCACGCCGGCGACGCAGGATCCTTCCTTGA
- the LOC114366972 gene encoding uncharacterized protein LOC114366972 produces the protein MRDNMTMTATTDQWMQFYQQPLMDSHGHDHDHDHDHHALAPNTTEGFSSSPTPTMPSSESNSILSQLSPKGNVSKPIRRRSRASKRTPTTLLNANPTNFRALVQQFTGCPRTTMSTLGVHKGPITLNFQQGSSSTEQKVHPHNTSSRVVLPVSGRSYNNNNNNNQFHQVPAPFPNWQKQEEQQQQLPQQSGYSFDYVKNNGFLPSSGNSIRPTTISMDHVSDGLLLDNDFNLADLTVNGFPNDALYESEL, from the coding sequence ATGAGGGATAACATGACCATGACTGCCACTACTGATCAATGGATGCAGTTCTATCAACAACCTCTAATGGATAGCCATGGCCATGATCATGATCATGATcatgatcatcatgctttggcACCAAACACCACAGAAGGCTTCTCTAGTTCTCCCACTCCTACCATGCCTTCATCAGAGAGCAATAGCATCTTGAGCCAATTGAGTCCAAAGGGTAATGTATCCAAACCAATAAGAAGAAGGTCTAGAGCCTCTAAGAGAACCCCAACTACACTTCTCAATGCCAACCCCACCAATTTTAGAGCATTAGTACAACAATTCACAGGGTGTCCTCGCACAACCATGTCAACACTAGGGGTCCATAAGGGCCCTATTACCTTGAATTTTCAACAAGGAAGTAGTAGTACTGAACAAAAGGTTCATCCCCACAACACAAGTAGTAGGGTAGTGCTACCAGTTAGTGGCAGAagctacaacaacaacaacaacaacaaccagtTTCATCAAGTGCCTGCACCGTTTCCTAATTGGCAGAAGCAAGAAGAACAACAGCAACAATTGCCTCAGCAGAGTGGTTACTCTTTTGATTATGTAAAGAACAATGGTTTTCTTCCAAGTTCGGGTAACTCAATAAGGCCTACCACTATTAGCATGGATCATGTCTCTGATGGTTTGCTCTTAGATAATGACTTTAACTTGGCTGATCTAACTGTTAATGGTTTCCCCAATGATGCTCTTTATGAGAGTGAATTatag